GGCCGCTCACGCGCCAGCCAAACCGTCGGTCCCCTGTCTCCCTTTATCTCTCTCTTTGTGATTTGGTTAAAACGCGTGTCTGATCTCAAATGGTTATCTTCACTTTTTCCAAAATgagataaacacaaaataagTTTATATTTTGCTCCAATAACtttctttactttttctttcaaaaaatttatttctattatattatgttatttctaCTTATTATTAACTCTAAaacaataattattattttgtagaaCTTAAAAtaacccaaaaatattttattttaaaggctaatttattaattaaaaatctccAAGAATGCATCTATCAAAATGAAGTACCATTGGAAATAATCTAAATCTACTATACGAATAAAAAATTCGGATATccagaattatatatataaatatgcaatatccataaaatgaattaaactataagtattagtattttaaagaaatatttgatttgatctaatatatgcatatttatttatttaaaataatatatatgtaaatcatataattatcatttttatgtAAGATTTGATGATAAAACCgaagatttataatattttgtttattaaactattatttttttgttcatagAGCTTTATAAGGTAAATACAATATTTCAgtgaaatattattgttttctattaatatttattttattttatttacttttcactttttgttttacatataaAGATCGAATCTGATATTcggttaaaaatataataaaatagatttctGGTCATAGAATATCCTGGTAtattgtttttgaaaacaaGGTGGTTCTGGGTCTAAGTTCATAATCCCCTAGACTAACCATTTAATTTAACTCTGTTAAAAACAAGACCCTTTCCAGCGTGAATGGAACCCTTGATCTCCCTCGTCTCTACCTTATCGGTAGCCAAGGGGCTTAACAACTAAACAAACGCAATGTTAGCTGATcatatcaaataattgattattcaaacgaaatatatcaaattaaaaataacttgTCAAACTTGGATATTCGTTCGTATTAAACTCTTAGCGGCAATTATATCTATACTGTTATTTATAAAGTGATTTTTTCGCATTTGAATTCTCACGTTAAAAATTAGACCCGTTAAAGTCAATGACTCcctaataaatttatatgtatatatgaattaaaaacaaatttatcctaataatagtatattttatgcTATATTAGATAAGTGatgaaatattaatatgttaaaagtgtcgaaaataaaaacatactttcttaaaactaaaataattcttattcatatatattatgttgttatttagaaataatatttttatattataaaaattaaaaattaagatatacaattattaaatattagacaagaaaaacatttatataaggatatttaaaaataatattttaataaattaacataataataagcatatatattttaatgaacaTTTCATccataaataatttgatgtttgatttaaatttgTTGAGAACAtaagtaaaaatttataatgttaGTTTTTGAAttaacaaaatagaaaataatatatatttgtaaaagtattatatatgaATGTGTGGACAGATTTAGTAtattgaattgaaaaaaaaaacgctGCATTTTGGTAAGAGAGAAAATGGCGATTCTGAGTGCGTCTGAGACGTAGAGTTTTCGCAATCCGATGACGATGGTTGATCCGCCGGATCGGCCAGATTCTTCGGGAGGGGAGTCGGGGAAGCAGTCTGAGATGGAGGATAAGGTGTCGATTGAGAAGAAGTTGAATCAAAGTTGGGCTTCGGGGGTGCAGGAGAAGAAAACTCTGAAGAGGTACGATGTCGAGATCTTGAACAAGGAGGGGAAACAAACGGTAGAGATTCCAGAGGAGGTAATCACCAAGTCGACTCCGATTTGGGATGATTTCTTAGTTGGGAAGTTTTTGGATCAAGCTCCACATGTTGCAAAGGTCCACATGGTTCTCAATAAGATCTGGAAATATGGTGATTTAGCAGCTAAGATTGAAGTGTTTGAAGTTAACGAAACGATGATGAGGTTCAGGGTTTCAAATCCTAAAGCGAGAGAGAAGATTATCAGGAGAGGTATGTGGAATATAGTGTGGATTCCGATGGTTGTTACCAAATGGACACCACGCgcagaagaagagaagcaaGAGGAGGATTTGATCCCTATGTGGATCCATCTAACAAAGGTCCCACTGCATATGTTTTCCTGGGAGAGGTTGAGTCTACTGGCAAGTCCTGTGGGTGTTCCAGTAAAACTTCATACAGAAACACTTGCATGCACAAGTTTTGAAGTGGCGAAGATCTTTGTGAAGGTGGATGTTACGAAAACTTTGCCTAAGGAGATGAACTTCACAAGTGGAGGAGAGGAATTCACGGTGGAGTTTGATTATCTGTGGCTTCTTTCAAGGTGTAAGCATTGTGATAAATGGGGGCACTCGGAGAAGGTCTGTGCTGTGAAGAAGAAAGGCAAAGAAAAGGAAGCTCTTTCTGTTCCAAAAGAAGTGGAAGAAAGCAAAGAAATGGGGAAAAATAAGGAGGCAAATATAGAGATGGGAGATGGAAATTCTGGAGAAGGAACAAGTTCTAAAGGTGGAGATGTTAAGACTGATGGAAGAGAGGAGGGAGTTAGAGAAGAAGTTTTAGAAGATTGGGCTCAGGTTCCACAAGGGAAAACTGGTCGCTCACAACCAAGTACTCCGAAGCATACAGTGAATGAGATACAAATCTCTTCATCAAAGTATACTGTTTTGAGTACAAATGAAGAGGAGGAAGGTGAAATAGTGGAAGATGGGAAAGGTATTGAAGAGGATGAAGGTAATGAGAATAAGAAAGTTGAGATATTGGAAGAAGATAAGATTGAAGATGGTTTGATAGAGAAGAGTAGAGGGAAAAACAAAGTAGTGGGTCAGAGAGGGAGGAAGAAAGAACAGAAGGCAAGAGCTCGGGATGAGAATCCTGTGAGCAAAAGGTCTTCTCGTATTCACAACTAAAATATGGCAGGGTTTTTTTGGAATGTGCGCGGATTTAACAAGTTATTGAAGCATTCCGTGGTAAAAGATTGGGTTCGAGATAGTGATATGTTGTTTGGTTGTGTGTTGGAGACAAGGGTAAAGGAGAGTAAAGCGGGGAAGATACTAAATACAGTGTTTCGGGATTGGTCAGCAATGACGAACTATGAATACAGTCAAGGTGGGAGGATTTGGCTACTCTGGAGAGATTCTGTGAGAATGACTCCAGTTTACAAGTCGGATCAGTTTATTACATGCTCGGTGGGTTTGCAAAATGAAGAAGAATTTTTCTGTACTTTCATTTATGCAAGCAATGCGGTTGAGGAAAGGAAGTTATTATGGGAAGATCTTTATGACCATCACTCATCTCCGATGTTTAAAGATAAAGCTTGGGTGTTAATGGGTGATTGTAATGAGATACTCTAAGGTGATGAAAGTTCTGGGTTCTCGAATCTAAGCAGGCCTCCAAGTGGAATGAGAGACTTCCAACGGATGGTCTTGCGTTATGATTTATCAGATATGGGTTATCAGGGTCCGCTCTATATGTGGTGTAACAAGAGGGAGGAAGGTTTAATTTGCAAGAAGCTGGAGAGAGTCCTAATGAATGGAGTTGCATTGAACAGGTTTCCGAATGGGTTTGCTACTTTCGAACCGGGGGGCTGCTCTGATCATCTGAGATGTAAAATTCAGTTGCTGCCACCAGTTGAGAAAATAAGGAAGCCATTTAAATATGTGAATGTTATTGGAAGTTTGCCAAATTTCATTCCTATGCTAAGGGAGTACTGGGAGTCGACTGAGGTAATGTTTTACTCAACATATGCTATGTTTAGGTTCTCAAAAAAGTTAAAACCTGAAACTTCTTATACGTGAGCTGGGTAGAGAGAAGCTGGGGAATTTGACAAAGAGAGCTCAAGAAGCCTATGATATACTTTGTGAGAAGCAGAAAAATACAATGGCTCAAGCTACAGATGTGAGTGTTCATGAGGAAGCAGAAGCTTACGAGAAGTGGATGTATGTTGCTGGTTTGGAAGAAGATCATCTCAAGAAAAAAGCTAAATTGCATTGGTTGGAAGTGGGATACCTTAATAATAAGACGTTTCACAGCTCTATTCGAGCTCGGAAAGCACAGAATGCCATTAGAGAAATCAGATGTTCCAATGGCAGGAGAGTAGTAACTCATGGGGAGATTAAAGAGGAGGCAGAAAAGCATTTTTCGGAGTTTCTAAATCAGTGTCCTGTAGATTATCAAGGCGCGACTGTGGAAGAGCTTAAAGAGCTACTGCAGTATCGATGTTCTGATGAGGATGGAAGACTGTTGGATGCAGAAGTCATTGGTCAGGAAATCCGAAAGGTTTTATTCTCCATgccttctcataaatcgtgagGACCTGATGGGTTCCCATGTGAATTCTTCCGCACAGTTTGGCCAGTTGTTGGACATGATTTTATAGTAGCTGTTCAGTCAGTCTTCAGGTTCAGTTTTCTACCGAAAGGTGTAAACTCTACTATCCTTGCATTAGTCCCGAAGAAAGAAGATTCATTGGAGATGAATGATTTTAGGCCTATAGCCTGCTGTAATGTGCTATATAAGGTGGTCTCAAAGATACTGGCTAATAGGTTGAAGAGGATTCTACCTAAGATAATAGCTGAGAACCAATCTGCGTTTATCGAGGGGCGTTTATTAATGGAGAATGTTCTGCTGGCTTCAGAGTTAGTGAAAGACTATCATAAGGATTTGGGCTCGCCAAGGGGAGTGATGAAAATAGATATTTCTAAAGCCTTTGACTCAGTTCAATGGGACTTTGTGTTGAAGAGTTTAGAAGCATTGGGAATCCCGGAGAAGTTTGTTAGTCTGATCAAACTGTGTATATCAACGGCTTCCTTCTAAATACAAGTAAATGGGGACTTGGCTGGATATTTTCAAAGCTCAAGAGGTTTGGGCCAAGGATGCTCGCTCTCTCCATACTTATTTGTTTTGTGCATGAATGTGCTTTCAAAAAAGATTGATAGTGCAGCAGCGGCAAGGGCGTTCAAGTACCATCCTCGTTGTAAGTCACTAGCCCTTACCCACTTGTGCTTTGCGGATGATCTGATGGTGTTTGTGGAAGGCTCTAAAGAATCAGTTCAAGGAGCGCTATCAGTATTTGATGAGTTTGCAAAGTGGTCGGGTTTGAAGATAAGCATTGAGAAGTCTACGCTATATCTATCAGGGGTTTCTGAGTTAGAAAAGAGTAGAATCTTATCCAATTTTCCTTTTACTAGGGGTGAGTTACCAGTTCGCTATCTGGGAATGCCATTAATGACTAAAGCTATGAGACAGTAGGACTA
This genomic stretch from Raphanus sativus cultivar WK10039 unplaced genomic scaffold, ASM80110v3 Scaffold0198, whole genome shotgun sequence harbors:
- the LOC108832424 gene encoding uncharacterized protein LOC108832424 — encoded protein: MTNYEYSQGGRIWLLWRDSVRMTPVYKSDQFITCSVGLQNEEEFFCTFIYASNAVEERKLLWEDLYDHHSSPMFKDKAWVLMGDYMGYQGPLYMWCNKREEGLICKKLERVLMNGVALNRFPNGFATFEPGGCSDHLRCKIQLLPPVEKIRKPFKYVNVIGSLPNFIPMLREYWESTELGREKLGNLTKRAQEAYDILCEKQKNTMAQATDVSVHEEAEAYEKWMYVAGLEEDHLKKKAKLHWLEVGYLNNKTFHSSIRARKAQNAIREIRCSNGRRVVTHGEIKEEAEKHFSEFLNQCPVDYQGATVEELKELLQYRCSDEDGRLLDAEVIVWPVVGHDFIVAVQSVFRFSFLPKGVNSTILALVPKKEDSLEMNDFRPIACCNVLYKVVSKILANRLKRILPKIIAENQSAFIEGRLLMENVLLASELVKDYHKDLGSPRGVMKIDISKAFDSVQWDFVLKSLEALGIPEKFIDSAAAARAFKYHPRCKSLALTHLCFADDLMVFVEGSKESVQGALSVFDEFAKWSGLKISIEKSTLYLSGVSELEKSRILSNFPFTRVYLLPSECIKEIERVCGAFLWSGPELKATGAKVAWSGVCGEKEEGGLGIRELNIVNKVNILKIIWRFLSGSSLWGKWVKSNLLKQKNFWEIKEETQSGKGILINLLGERDIVDMGIKREATVEEALMRDKRRRSYRLRVLNEVETEMEVQRKKLRVDAEDVWEYLTKGILLSDYTNVWANILEVISDESMEEKKRFCLRYALQSALHVIWRERNTIKHEEKPMPVGAVMKMVEKCVRNKLSVMKSKGAKGWENGLQFWFSTRL